The following is a genomic window from Thioclava electrotropha.
CTGCAGGCGGCGCTGCATGCGGGCTATATCTGGCTCGTGCTGCTGGGCGTGATCGCCTCGGTCGTGGCGGCCTTCTACTACCTACGGATCGTGTTCTACATGTATTTCGGCAAGGAGACGGACCCGCTGGACAACCGGATGCCCGCGATCCAATGGGGGCTTCTGATGGTCTCCGCGCTGGCGATGCTGCTCGGTATCTTCAACCTCTTCGGCATCGAGGGCGCAGCCCAGGCTGCGGCGGCGGCTCTTGTCAACTGAGCGCGATGACTGGCCCGAGGGTGTGGCGCGACATGTCCTGCCCTCGGTCGATAGCACCATGGATGAAGCGGCCCGGCTAGCGCCGGGCCTCTCCGGTTCAGCGTGGATCTTTGCGCATGAGCAGACCGCGGCCCGCGGTCGGCGCGGCCGTGCCTGGCGCGCGCCCACGGGCAATTTCTCGGCGACGCTGGTGATGCGGCCCGAGGGCGGGCTGGGGCAGGCGGCGCTCTATTCCTTCGTCGCGGCTCTGGCGCTCGAGGCGGCGCTCGCCCATGTCGGGGGCCCGCATGCGCGGCTCTCGATCAAATGGCCCAATGACGTGCTGCTGAGCGGTGGCAAGATCGCGGGTATCTTGCTGGAGAGCCTGCGGGGCGGAGAGCAGATCGCGATCGGCATCGGGGTGAACCTCGCGCAGGCGCCCGACCGCAGCGAGGTCGAGCCCGAGGCGATGGCCCCGGTCAGCCTGATTGGCGAGACCGGGATGCAGATCGCCCCGGTCGACTTCCTGCCGATGCTGGCGCAGGCCTTCGATCACTACGACCGGCAATTCCGCGATTACGGCTTCGACGCGATCCGCAATGCGTGGCTCGCCCGCGCGGCGCGTCTGGGCGAGGAGATCACCGCCCGGGTCGGCAACGAGACCTATCGTGGCACCTTCGAGACCATCGACGAGACCGGGGCGCTTATCCTGACCACGCCCGAGGGCCGTCGCGCCATCTCGGCAGCGGATATCTTTTTCTGAGCGGAAAGGGGGAGCCATGCTTCTCTGCATCGACTGCGGTAACACCAATACGGTCTTTTCGGTCTGGGACGGGACGGATTTCGTCGCCACTTGGCGGATGGAGACCAATCACCAGCGCACGGCGGACGAATATTTCCTCTGGCTGTCGGGCATGATGCGCGTGCAGGAGATCGCCGGCGAGATCACCGAGGTGATCATCTCGTCGACCGTGCCGCGCGTCGTGTTCAACCTGCGGGTCCTGTCGAACCGGTATTTCAACTGCCGCCCGCTGGTGGTGGGCAAGCCCGAATGCCGTCTCCCGGTCGAGCCGCGCGTCGATCCGGGCACGACCGTGGGGCCGGATCGCCTCGTGAACACGGTGGCGGGCTATGACCGGCATGGCGGCGATATCGTCGTCGTCGATTTCGGCACTGCGACCACCTTCGACGTGGTGGCCTCCGACGGGGCCTATATCGGCGGCGTGATCGCGCCCGGCGTGAACCTCTCGCTGGAGGCGTTGCACGCCTCCGCCGCCGCCCTACCTCATGTCGATGTGACGATGCCCGAAAAGGCCATCGGCACGAATACCGTCGCCTGTATCCAATCGGGCGTTTTCTGGGGCTATATCGGCCTCGTCGAAGGCGTCGTGCGCCAAATCCGGCTCGAACGCGACCGGCCGATGAAAGTCATCGCGACCGGCGGTCTGGCCGAACTGTTCTCGCAGGGCTTTGACCTCTTTGACAGTGTGGATTACGACCTTACCATGCACGGCCTTCGCCTCCTCAACGACTATAACAAGGATCTTCCCGCGTGAGTGACAGACTGATCTACCTCCCCCTCGGCGGTGCCGGCGAAATTGGCATGAACGCCTATGTGTACGGCTACGGCCCAGAGGGGAAAGAGCGGCTGATCGTTGTCGATCTGGGCGTGACTTTCCCGGATATGGACGGCACGCCCGGCGTCGATCTGATCTTCGCCGATCTCGAATGGCTGGAAGCGAATGCCGACCGGATCGACGCGATCTTTATCACCCACGCCCATGAAGACCATATCGGCGCGCTGCCCCATGTCTGGAACAAGCTGCGCAAGCCGGTCTATGCGCGGGCCTTCACCGGCCGCATCGGTCAGCTGAAGCTGGAAGAGGCGGGGATCCCGCCCGAGACGATCCAGATCGTCGAGCCGCGCCCGAAGGTGATCGAAGCCGGTCCGTTCAAGGTGCAATTCGTGCCGATCTCGCACTCGATCCCCGAGAGCTCCGGCCTCATCATCGACACGCCCGCGGGCCGCGTCGTCCATACGGGCGATTTCAAGCTCGACGGCAACCCGATCGTGGGCGAGCCCTTCGAGCCCGAGATGTGGCATGCCATCGCCAAGGAAGGCGACGGTGTGAAGGTTCTGGTGAGCGATTCCACGAACGTCTTCTCGCCGCTGCCGGGCCGGTCGGAGGCCACGTTGGCCGAGCCGATCTCGGAACTGATCCGCGCCCAGACCGGCATGGTCGTCGCGACCACCTTCGCCTCGAACGTCGCGCGCCTGAAGACGCTCGCCGAAGCGGGCAAGGCCGCAGGCCGCTCGGTCTGCCTGCTCGGCCGTGCGATGAAGCGCATGGTCTCGGTCGCGGAAGAAACCGGGGTGCTCAAGGGCATGCCCGGCACGATCTCGGCGGAAGAGGCGAGCGATGTGCCGCGCCAGAACCTGATGCTGATCGTGACCGGTTCTCAGGGCGAGCGCCGCGCGGCCTCGGCCCAACTGAGCCGTGGCAAATATCTGGGTCTCGAGCTGAAAGAGGGCGACACGTTCCTGTTCTCCTCGAAGACCATTCCGGGCAACGAGCGTGGCGTGATCCGCATCATGAACGCCTTCTCCGAGATGGGCGTCGACGTGGTGGACGATCACGGCGGGCTCTATCACGTCTCGGGCCATGCGAACCGCCCCGATCTGGAAGCGGTTCATGAGCTGCTCGCGCCGAAGATGCTGATCCCGATGCATGGCGAGCATCGCCACCTGCGCGAGCACGCGAAGCTGGCGGCGGATAAGGGCATCGCGTCGGAAGTCGCGACGAACGGCACGATGATCGACCTGACCGGCAAGGCGCCGAAAGTCGTCGAATATATCGAAGCGGGCCGCACTTACCTCGACGGTTCGGTGCAGATCGGCGCTATGGACGGCGTGGTGCGGGACCGGATGCGCATGGCGCTGAACGGGCTGTGCCTCGTGACCCTGATCCTCGACGAGGAAGACCAGCCCCTGGGCGAGCCCTGGGTCGAGCTGAACGGCCTGCCGAAACTGGGCCGCTCGGGCGCGCCGCTGGCGGAGACGATTGAAGACGAGATGACGCAATATCTCGAACGCGCCTCGATCAAGGTCCTCAAAAATGACGACAAGATCGACGAGGGCCTGCGTCGCATCGCGCGTCAGGTCTCGATGGAAGAGATCGGCAAGAAGCCCGAAGTGATCGTCGTCACCAGCCGCCTGACCGATTGAGCGCGGCTCCGCGCCCCAAAAGGGCGCGGATCGCCCCAAGCGCAGGCGGGTAGGGGCGCGCTCCATCTTTCAAGACAAAGAAAAACCCCGCCGGAGGAAGCCTCCGGCGGGGATATTTTTACCAATACGAAAGCGTCAGCTGTCCGCTTTGTCCTCGGCGGTCTCCTCAACCGCGCCGGGGCGGAAGGAGACGGTGAGGAAGTCCGGAACGTGATCGCCCATGCCCACGACTTCGTTGTCGCGCTCGCGGCGGTTGCGACCACCGCGCGACCGGCGGGCATTACCGCCCTCGTCGGAAGACTGGCTGCGCGATTGCGGCTTCGGAGCGCTCGCGGCCTCGGGGGCTGCTTCGCTGCGGGCCTCTTCGGGCTGAGCCTCGGCTTTCTTGGGCGCCTGCTCTTGCTCCTGCTGCTCCTGTGGCGCGGCGCTTTGCGGCTGCTGCGTCTCTTCGCTGCGCTGGTCGCGTTTCGACCCACGCCCGCCACGATCCCGGCTGCGCCCGCCGCGCGAACGACCGCCCTTGGCGTCTTCGCGCTTGCGC
Proteins encoded in this region:
- a CDS encoding type III pantothenate kinase is translated as MLLCIDCGNTNTVFSVWDGTDFVATWRMETNHQRTADEYFLWLSGMMRVQEIAGEITEVIISSTVPRVVFNLRVLSNRYFNCRPLVVGKPECRLPVEPRVDPGTTVGPDRLVNTVAGYDRHGGDIVVVDFGTATTFDVVASDGAYIGGVIAPGVNLSLEALHASAAALPHVDVTMPEKAIGTNTVACIQSGVFWGYIGLVEGVVRQIRLERDRPMKVIATGGLAELFSQGFDLFDSVDYDLTMHGLRLLNDYNKDLPA
- a CDS encoding biotin--[acetyl-CoA-carboxylase] ligase gives rise to the protein MSTERDDWPEGVARHVLPSVDSTMDEAARLAPGLSGSAWIFAHEQTAARGRRGRAWRAPTGNFSATLVMRPEGGLGQAALYSFVAALALEAALAHVGGPHARLSIKWPNDVLLSGGKIAGILLESLRGGEQIAIGIGVNLAQAPDRSEVEPEAMAPVSLIGETGMQIAPVDFLPMLAQAFDHYDRQFRDYGFDAIRNAWLARAARLGEEITARVGNETYRGTFETIDETGALILTTPEGRRAISAADIFF
- a CDS encoding ribonuclease J, with the translated sequence MNAYVYGYGPEGKERLIVVDLGVTFPDMDGTPGVDLIFADLEWLEANADRIDAIFITHAHEDHIGALPHVWNKLRKPVYARAFTGRIGQLKLEEAGIPPETIQIVEPRPKVIEAGPFKVQFVPISHSIPESSGLIIDTPAGRVVHTGDFKLDGNPIVGEPFEPEMWHAIAKEGDGVKVLVSDSTNVFSPLPGRSEATLAEPISELIRAQTGMVVATTFASNVARLKTLAEAGKAAGRSVCLLGRAMKRMVSVAEETGVLKGMPGTISAEEASDVPRQNLMLIVTGSQGERRAASAQLSRGKYLGLELKEGDTFLFSSKTIPGNERGVIRIMNAFSEMGVDVVDDHGGLYHVSGHANRPDLEAVHELLAPKMLIPMHGEHRHLREHAKLAADKGIASEVATNGTMIDLTGKAPKVVEYIEAGRTYLDGSVQIGAMDGVVRDRMRMALNGLCLVTLILDEEDQPLGEPWVELNGLPKLGRSGAPLAETIEDEMTQYLERASIKVLKNDDKIDEGLRRIARQVSMEEIGKKPEVIVVTSRLTD